The Clostridioides sp. ES-S-0010-02 genome window below encodes:
- a CDS encoding metallophosphoesterase, with protein MIMKVILTVLVLAILYILYKYETQHIETTEYTIFNEKIPKEFNDFKIVQVSDLHNKVFDKNNNKTLIDKIESLNPDVIFITGDLVDGENKNFQIALDLIDNLVKKYEVYHIIGNHEQKSLIKKYKHLYRDYFKELYSKKIINMENESVRIYKGDSYINLYGLIIPLECYPYFFANNKKLELRDSFVQDKLGKINENEYNMLLAHTPFFFEKYVKWGADLVLAGHVHGGIIRIPFIGGVLSPNREFFPKYDWGKYEKGSSTMVLNKGLGGSKVLIRLNCKPEVVRITLKSN; from the coding sequence ATGATTATGAAAGTTATATTGACAGTATTAGTATTAGCAATCTTATATATTCTGTATAAGTATGAGACTCAACATATAGAAACAACAGAATATACCATATTTAATGAAAAAATTCCAAAAGAATTTAATGATTTTAAAATAGTTCAAGTAAGTGATTTACATAATAAGGTATTTGATAAAAACAATAATAAAACATTGATAGATAAAATTGAATCCTTAAATCCAGATGTTATATTTATAACAGGAGACTTAGTTGATGGAGAAAATAAAAATTTTCAAATTGCATTAGATTTAATTGATAATTTAGTAAAAAAATATGAAGTGTACCATATAATTGGAAATCATGAACAAAAATCTTTAATAAAAAAATACAAACATCTATATAGGGATTATTTTAAGGAATTGTATTCAAAAAAAATAATAAATATGGAAAATGAATCTGTAAGAATATATAAAGGAGATAGTTATATTAATCTATATGGTTTAATCATACCATTGGAATGCTATCCATATTTTTTTGCTAATAATAAAAAGTTAGAATTGCGTGACAGTTTTGTACAAGATAAGTTAGGTAAAATAAACGAAAATGAGTATAATATGCTTTTAGCTCATACACCGTTTTTCTTTGAAAAATATGTAAAATGGGGAGCTGATTTAGTTCTGGCTGGTCATGTTCATGGTGGTATAATAAGAATACCTTTTATTGGAGGTGTACTATCTCCAAATAGAGAGTTTTTTCCTAAGTATGATTGGGGAAAATATGAAAAAGGTAGTAGCACTATGGTTTTAAATAAAGGCTTAGGAGGTTCAAAAGTTCTCATTAGACTTAATTGTAAACCAGAAGTAGTAAGAATTACATTAAAGTCTAATTAA
- a CDS encoding helix-turn-helix domain-containing protein, whose protein sequence is MDNKFPNVGENLRLLRQDMGISLDKASKMTGVSKAMLGQIERGESSPTVSTLWKISSGFKINFTTLLNENTNTYEVIKKEDVEPIIEQQGNMKLYPIYPFSPQRRFELFIIELEANCTHVSSTHSHVLEEYVLVIEGKLELNVDGKTYILESGHSIRFDGTLEHLYKNLNNGRTVFHNIEVYR, encoded by the coding sequence ATGGATAATAAATTTCCTAATGTAGGAGAAAACTTAAGGTTATTAAGACAAGATATGGGTATAAGTTTAGATAAAGCTTCAAAGATGACAGGAGTTAGTAAAGCAATGCTGGGGCAGATTGAAAGAGGTGAATCTAGCCCCACTGTATCTACCTTATGGAAAATTTCATCTGGATTCAAAATAAACTTTACGACACTGTTAAATGAAAATACAAACACTTATGAGGTTATAAAAAAAGAGGATGTAGAACCTATTATTGAACAACAAGGCAATATGAAGTTGTATCCTATATATCCTTTTAGCCCTCAAAGGAGGTTTGAACTTTTTATAATTGAGCTTGAAGCAAATTGTACTCATGTTTCATCTACACATAGTCATGTTCTGGAAGAGTATGTACTTGTAATAGAAGGTAAACTTGAACTTAATGTAGATGGAAAAACTTATATTTTAGAGTCTGGACATTCAATTAGATTTGATGGAACACTAGAACATTTATATAAAAATTTAAATAACGGAAGAACTGTATTTCATAATATAGAAGTTTATAGATAA
- a CDS encoding glycyl-radical enzyme activating protein, translating into MSKKGKVVKVQHFSVNDGDGIRTTIFLEGCKLKCKWCSNPDSWSNILKLGVMKDKCISCNRCTDVCPQNISSLFDRSQINDKCDLCGKCVKTCLNDAICIMTEEMTVEEIVKEVEKDFIFFFESNGGVTFSGGEPTLQIEFLRELVDAFYNKGINIAIETCGYFEWDKVKDVFEKIDHIFVDIKSMDDNVHRAYTGVSNEIILENICRLSKLNKSMVIRVPIISGVNDSEENIRNTALFVKQNVLGGKMELLPYHKFGLDKYKALGLEDYMYEFDEICNSHMLKLKEIVELTGVKIIEYK; encoded by the coding sequence ATGAGTAAAAAAGGTAAAGTTGTAAAGGTACAACATTTTTCAGTAAATGATGGTGATGGAATAAGGACTACTATATTTTTAGAAGGATGCAAATTAAAATGTAAGTGGTGTTCTAATCCAGATTCATGGAGCAATATATTAAAGCTAGGAGTCATGAAGGATAAGTGTATATCTTGTAATAGGTGTACAGATGTTTGTCCTCAAAATATAAGTTCATTATTTGACAGAAGTCAAATAAATGATAAGTGTGATTTGTGTGGAAAATGTGTTAAAACATGTCTTAATGATGCTATCTGTATAATGACTGAAGAAATGACTGTTGAAGAGATTGTAAAGGAAGTTGAAAAAGATTTTATATTTTTCTTTGAGTCTAACGGAGGAGTAACTTTTTCTGGAGGAGAACCCACACTTCAAATTGAATTTTTAAGAGAATTAGTTGATGCTTTTTATAATAAAGGTATAAACATAGCAATTGAGACTTGTGGATATTTTGAGTGGGATAAAGTGAAGGATGTCTTTGAAAAAATAGACCATATATTTGTAGATATAAAATCTATGGATGATAATGTTCACAGAGCATATACAGGAGTAAGTAACGAGATAATATTAGAAAATATATGTAGACTTTCAAAATTAAACAAATCTATGGTTATAAGAGTACCAATTATTTCTGGAGTGAATGATAGTGAAGAAAATATAAGAAACACTGCATTATTTGTAAAGCAAAATGTTTTAGGTGGAAAGATGGAATTACTTCCATATCATAAATTTGGACTTGATAAATATAAAGCATTAGGGCTTGAAGATTATATGTATGAATTTGATGAAATTTGTAATAGCCATATGTTAAAATTAAAAGAGATAGTAGAGCTTACAGGAGTAAAAATCATAGAATACAAATAG
- a CDS encoding formate C-acetyltransferase/glycerol dehydratase family glycyl radical enzyme — MSQTDRIEAFRQEYVNSKPMICCERARIFTESHKKTEGEAICIRRAKAFLDACKELPIKIFENELIVGTAGKFRRTGILTPEFSWQWVDKEMDTFDERTQDPYVISKEQIEFIRKEIFPYWKGKSLEEVFLARIPEDTAKILVDTGIIDNDSKWRQAVGEVTPDYQDILFVKGYKGIKKEADKKIKELDISISENIEKIDFYKSISIVADGIMTLANRYSKLAKEMSESEKDSKRKLELIKISEVCENVPANPPTSFYEAIQFVWFVQLGGVLSENPLALNLGRFDQYMYPYYEKDTKKGNITKSEAQELIEALWIKLSEWVWTISANTANYFAGYNQFQNLTVGGKKRNGTDGTNDISYMCLKATESVKTHQPGLSVRISQGAPDDFVMAVAKLVKQGTGFPAIHSDSAGAQMLLQDGYDAEDARDWSNCGCVVPHFRKTGQWTSAVNINFAAALEYAMNEGKSRLTGEKMGLDVKNINEFASFEEVKEEFLKQLAYLIKNSVIGTTVAQQIHKEIVPRPFLSTCVDGCLDKGIDLSKGGAKYNIGPVLTGIGLGVVSNSLAAIKKLVFEDKVTTLEELTKALNNDWEGYEELRKLALDVPKYGNDNDYVDSLAIEVSDFYYSETRKYKDIFGSKFNSAFMGISNYVPTGKIVGATPCGRKATKPLTEGVSPFVGTDTTSPLAAMKSASKINHDVHTGGTLLNLRFNQDLVETERGLRNLTSMVKSYFALGGFHVQFNTISNDVLLKAQENPEEYKDLLVRVAGYSTQFVNLSREMQDAIIARNSHSKF; from the coding sequence ATGAGTCAAACTGATAGAATAGAAGCATTTAGACAAGAATACGTTAATTCTAAACCTATGATATGTTGTGAAAGGGCTAGAATTTTTACAGAATCACATAAAAAGACTGAGGGAGAAGCCATATGTATAAGAAGAGCGAAAGCCTTTTTAGATGCATGCAAAGAACTTCCTATAAAAATATTTGAGAATGAATTAATTGTAGGTACAGCTGGTAAATTTAGAAGAACAGGTATATTAACACCAGAATTTTCTTGGCAATGGGTAGATAAGGAAATGGATACTTTTGATGAAAGAACTCAAGACCCATATGTCATATCAAAAGAGCAAATAGAATTTATAAGAAAAGAGATATTTCCATATTGGAAGGGTAAATCTTTGGAAGAAGTTTTTTTAGCAAGAATTCCAGAAGATACAGCTAAGATATTGGTAGATACAGGAATAATAGATAATGATTCTAAGTGGAGACAGGCAGTAGGGGAAGTAACTCCAGATTATCAAGATATACTATTTGTAAAAGGATATAAGGGGATAAAGAAAGAAGCAGATAAGAAGATAAAAGAATTAGATATATCAATTTCAGAAAATATTGAAAAAATAGATTTCTATAAGTCTATTTCTATTGTTGCAGATGGTATCATGACATTGGCAAATAGATATTCAAAACTTGCAAAAGAAATGAGTGAATCAGAGAAAGATTCAAAAAGAAAGTTAGAACTTATAAAAATATCAGAAGTATGTGAGAATGTACCAGCAAATCCTCCAACTAGTTTTTATGAAGCGATACAATTTGTATGGTTTGTGCAATTAGGTGGTGTTTTATCTGAAAATCCATTAGCATTGAACTTAGGTAGATTTGACCAATATATGTATCCATATTATGAAAAAGATACTAAAAAAGGAAATATAACTAAATCAGAGGCTCAAGAGTTGATAGAGGCTCTATGGATTAAGCTATCAGAGTGGGTATGGACAATATCAGCAAATACAGCAAATTATTTTGCAGGATACAACCAATTTCAAAACCTTACTGTTGGTGGCAAAAAGAGAAATGGAACTGATGGAACGAATGATATTTCATATATGTGTTTAAAGGCAACAGAAAGTGTAAAAACTCATCAACCAGGTTTAAGTGTTAGAATAAGTCAGGGAGCACCAGATGATTTTGTTATGGCAGTTGCGAAATTAGTAAAACAAGGTACTGGTTTTCCTGCTATACACAGTGATAGTGCAGGGGCACAAATGTTACTTCAAGATGGATATGATGCAGAAGATGCAAGAGATTGGAGCAATTGTGGTTGTGTAGTTCCTCACTTTAGAAAGACAGGTCAATGGACTTCAGCAGTAAATATTAATTTTGCAGCAGCACTAGAATATGCTATGAATGAAGGGAAGAGTAGATTAACTGGAGAAAAAATGGGGTTAGATGTAAAAAATATCAATGAATTTGCATCTTTTGAAGAAGTTAAAGAAGAGTTTTTAAAGCAACTAGCATATCTTATCAAGAATTCTGTTATAGGAACTACTGTTGCTCAACAAATTCATAAAGAAATAGTACCAAGACCATTTTTATCTACCTGTGTAGATGGTTGTTTGGATAAAGGTATTGATTTAAGTAAAGGTGGGGCAAAATACAATATAGGACCTGTTTTAACAGGCATAGGTCTAGGTGTAGTTTCAAACTCGTTGGCAGCTATAAAAAAATTAGTATTTGAAGATAAGGTGACTACATTAGAAGAGTTAACAAAAGCATTAAATAATGACTGGGAAGGCTATGAAGAATTAAGAAAACTTGCCTTAGATGTTCCTAAATATGGAAATGACAATGATTATGTAGATTCATTGGCTATTGAAGTTTCTGATTTTTATTACAGTGAAACTAGAAAATATAAGGATATTTTTGGTTCTAAATTTAATAGTGCATTTATGGGTATATCAAATTATGTTCCAACTGGAAAAATAGTAGGTGCAACTCCATGTGGAAGAAAAGCTACAAAACCTTTGACAGAAGGAGTTTCTCCATTTGTTGGAACTGATACAACAAGTCCATTGGCAGCTATGAAATCTGCATCAAAAATAAATCATGATGTTCACACTGGAGGAACACTTCTAAATTTGAGATTTAATCAAGATTTGGTTGAAACAGAAAGAGGGCTTAGAAATCTAACTTCTATGGTAAAATCATATTTTGCACTAGGTGGATTCCACGTACAATTTAATACAATATCAAATGATGTCTTATTAAAAGCTCAAGAAAATCCAGAAGAATATAAAGATTTATTAGTTAGAGTTGCTGGATATAGTACTCAATTTGTTAATTTATCAAGAGAGATGCAAGATGCTATAATAGCCAGAAACTCACACAGTAAATTTTAA
- a CDS encoding GHKL domain-containing protein, producing the protein MLNFMSDLLLIVSICVRFIILKRILIYKEDNKKDKQIVFYTLLGLIYIIVKITRLFNIEENYINNMYYLIDVVVFIVWAIYYNYFYNIGYIKFIIFFFLFNIYYDCFKDVVDRILFFVVTGNFVSSKEWLLASDSDNIKVYIYSNLLIIFVYMILSFLYNRFKLLSQDKRNYVYLLFALMANTMNIIGVYISRILERFRWLHSEPYYFENFVNPKIIGASTIVLILLFRQIIKDNKLKSQNELIKNKLDMQYAHYLSIQESHMRVKKLYHDINNHICCIDNLKNDGKEINEYINNLKDEIREFKSIYNTGNMILDIIINEKSEISAKKGIKFICDINFSKVDFIKPIDVSSIFANILDNAIEACEKISDENIDRYIRIKGTITKSFFVLKCENSKANNVISNKNILLTDKMDKFVHGIGIQSIKSSLQEYNGELLFENQKDKFILNICIPLNQDADSWVD; encoded by the coding sequence ATGTTAAATTTTATGTCTGATTTATTATTAATTGTATCTATATGTGTACGATTTATTATTCTGAAAAGGATATTAATTTATAAAGAAGATAATAAAAAAGACAAACAAATAGTATTTTATACTTTATTGGGATTAATTTATATTATAGTTAAAATAACTAGATTATTTAATATAGAAGAAAATTATATTAATAATATGTATTATTTGATTGATGTTGTAGTATTTATTGTATGGGCGATATATTATAATTATTTTTACAACATAGGATATATTAAATTTATAATTTTCTTTTTCCTATTTAATATTTATTATGATTGTTTTAAAGATGTTGTAGATAGAATTTTATTTTTTGTAGTTACAGGTAATTTTGTTTCATCTAAAGAGTGGCTTTTGGCATCTGATTCTGATAATATAAAGGTTTACATATACAGTAACCTACTTATTATATTTGTATATATGATACTTAGTTTTCTGTATAATCGATTTAAATTGCTTAGCCAAGATAAAAGGAATTATGTATATTTGTTATTTGCTCTAATGGCTAACACCATGAATATAATTGGAGTCTATATATCAAGAATATTAGAACGGTTTAGATGGTTACATTCAGAACCATATTATTTTGAGAATTTTGTAAATCCAAAGATAATAGGAGCTAGCACCATTGTTCTTATATTATTGTTTAGGCAAATAATAAAAGATAATAAATTAAAATCTCAGAATGAATTAATAAAAAATAAGTTAGATATGCAATATGCTCATTATTTAAGTATTCAAGAATCTCATATGAGGGTTAAGAAGCTTTATCATGACATAAACAATCATATTTGCTGTATAGATAATCTTAAAAATGATGGCAAAGAAATTAATGAATATATAAATAATTTAAAAGATGAAATTAGAGAGTTCAAATCTATTTATAATACAGGAAACATGATATTAGACATTATAATCAATGAGAAGAGTGAAATATCTGCAAAAAAGGGAATTAAATTTATTTGTGACATAAACTTTTCAAAAGTTGATTTTATAAAACCCATAGATGTGTCAAGCATATTTGCCAATATTTTAGATAATGCAATAGAAGCATGTGAGAAAATATCAGATGAAAATATTGATAGATATATTAGAATTAAAGGAACTATAACAAAATCATTTTTTGTACTTAAATGTGAGAATAGTAAAGCAAATAATGTTATTTCTAATAAAAATATACTGTTAACAGATAAGATGGATAAATTTGTACATGGAATAGGAATTCAAAGTATTAAATCGTCTTTACAAGAGTATAATGGAGAATTATTATTTGAAAATCAGAAAGACAAATTTATACTAAATATATGCATACCATTGAATCAAGATGCTGACAGTTGGGTCGATTAA
- a CDS encoding response regulator transcription factor, whose protein sequence is MIRIAICEDEKETQCLIEEYLYNILKIINVEYEIQKYSSGEDLLKVSLKDIDILLLDILMEQMNGMDTARKIREVDNKMEIIFITSLIDYVQEGYEVRAYRYLLKPIELEELKKHILTCIKDIETNKSNYIVIKNKSNTYKIYLNEIKYIEIQKKDMLIHTINKGFGVKYSLGKIEKDLKLDKFVRCHKSFIVNLSYVENIKPNIAILESGEEVPISRYRYKEVKEKFLKFLGDTIC, encoded by the coding sequence ATGATTAGGATAGCAATTTGTGAAGATGAAAAAGAAACACAATGTTTAATAGAAGAATATCTTTATAATATATTAAAAATTATTAATGTAGAATATGAAATACAAAAATATAGTTCTGGAGAAGATTTACTCAAAGTGAGTTTAAAAGATATAGATATACTTCTTCTTGATATACTAATGGAGCAAATGAATGGAATGGATACTGCAAGAAAGATTAGAGAAGTAGATAATAAAATGGAGATAATATTTATAACCTCCTTAATAGATTATGTGCAAGAAGGATATGAAGTAAGAGCTTATAGATATTTGTTAAAACCCATAGAATTAGAAGAATTAAAAAAACATATATTAACTTGTATTAAAGATATTGAAACAAATAAAAGTAATTACATTGTAATAAAGAACAAGTCTAATACATACAAGATTTATTTAAATGAAATAAAATATATAGAAATTCAAAAAAAAGATATGTTAATACACACAATAAATAAGGGTTTTGGAGTAAAGTATAGTCTAGGAAAAATAGAAAAAGATTTAAAACTAGATAAATTTGTAAGATGTCATAAAAGCTTTATAGTTAATCTAAGTTATGTAGAAAATATAAAGCCCAATATTGCTATTTTAGAAAGTGGAGAAGAAGTACCTATTAGTAGATATAGATATAAAGAGGTTAAGGAAAAATTTTTGAAATTTCTTGGTGATACAATATGTTAA
- a CDS encoding DUF2812 domain-containing protein, with translation MEKKMKFKFDWYSSPDRIEEWLEDMEEQGYNLYKISKFGGIFYFYKGTPRKIKYAIDYYYDAEEDYFNKHKYRGWNLIFRSIGSFIGTSSWYVWSKTYEDVPPKLYSDLDKKDKVKSILFMNVFLFTILVVIFIYLLFTEIRNLFNGYGVDICTIALQIMLLILYLVQLYRRIMYYLRIKKLTK, from the coding sequence ATGGAAAAGAAAATGAAGTTTAAATTTGATTGGTATAGTTCACCTGATAGGATAGAAGAATGGTTAGAAGATATGGAAGAACAAGGATATAACTTATATAAGATAAGTAAATTTGGAGGAATATTTTATTTTTATAAAGGAACTCCAAGAAAAATAAAATATGCCATTGATTATTATTATGATGCTGAGGAAGATTATTTTAATAAACATAAGTATAGAGGGTGGAATCTTATATTTAGAAGCATTGGTAGTTTTATAGGTACATCTTCATGGTATGTATGGAGTAAAACATATGAAGATGTACCTCCTAAATTGTATAGTGATTTGGATAAAAAAGATAAAGTAAAATCAATTTTATTCATGAATGTATTTTTATTTACTATTTTAGTAGTTATTTTTATATATTTATTGTTCACTGAAATAAGAAATTTATTTAATGGTTATGGAGTAGATATTTGTACTATCGCATTGCAAATTATGTTATTAATTTTGTATTTGGTACAATTATATAGAAGAATAATGTATTACTTAAGGATTAAAAAATTAACTAAATAA
- the zupT gene encoding zinc transporter ZupT — MSNIMFAFLITLFAGLSTGIGSCIAFFAKKTNTKFLSVSLGFSAGVMIYVSMIEIFPKAQEALTKSMGEKLGSWSTVIAFFAGMAIIAIIDKLIPQEENPHEIKKMENLDEKNIQKNKSLLRTGIFTAMAIAIHNFPEGLATFISALDDATIAIPIAIAIAIHNIPEGISVSVPVYYATGDKKKAFYYSFLSGMSEPLGAIIGYVLLRNFLNDTTLGIVFALVGGIMVFISLDELLPSAREYGEHHLSIYGLIAGMVVMAISLLLFK; from the coding sequence TTGAGTAATATAATGTTTGCGTTTTTAATAACTTTGTTTGCAGGTTTGTCTACTGGAATAGGAAGTTGTATAGCGTTTTTTGCTAAAAAGACCAATACTAAATTTCTTTCTGTAAGTTTAGGATTTTCTGCTGGTGTTATGATTTATGTATCTATGATAGAAATATTTCCTAAGGCACAAGAAGCTCTAACAAAGTCTATGGGAGAAAAATTAGGAAGCTGGTCAACTGTAATAGCTTTTTTTGCAGGAATGGCTATCATTGCAATTATTGATAAGTTAATTCCTCAAGAAGAAAATCCTCATGAGATAAAGAAAATGGAAAATTTGGATGAAAAAAATATACAAAAAAATAAATCTCTCTTGAGAACTGGTATATTTACAGCAATGGCTATAGCAATTCATAATTTTCCAGAAGGGTTAGCTACATTTATATCAGCGCTTGATGATGCTACAATAGCGATACCAATAGCTATAGCAATAGCTATACACAATATACCAGAAGGAATATCTGTATCTGTACCAGTGTATTACGCTACAGGAGACAAAAAGAAAGCTTTCTATTATTCCTTTTTATCTGGAATGTCAGAACCTTTAGGGGCTATTATTGGGTATGTACTTCTTAGAAATTTTCTAAATGACACTACACTTGGAATTGTGTTTGCTCTTGTGGGAGGTATTATGGTATTTATATCACTTGATGAACTATTACCATCAGCTAGAGAATATGGTGAGCATCATCTATCAATTTACGGATTAATTGCAGGAATGGTTGTTATGGCTATTAGTTTATTGCTATTTAAATAG
- a CDS encoding amidohydrolase — MNIKEITNGYKDYVIKLRREFHENPEKSMEEFRTSKRIKEELDKIGVPYVSSGGTGVVATIKGNNPGKTVALRGDMDALQVVECTEVEYKSKNEGLMHACAHDGHTSMLLGAAKVLNDIKNDINGTVKLFFQPGEEVGKGARAMIKDGAMEGVDGVFGIHLWSDVECGTVSVEEGPRMASADFFKITVKGKGGHGSLPHQGVDAVLASSALVMNLQSMVSREVSPLEPLVVSVGILNSGTRFNVIASEAVLEGTIRLFNPELRKQIPTILERIAKSTAEAYRAEAELEYGYLTPAVINDRECSKIATEAVIKLFGKESIALFEKVTGAEDFAEFMNIAPGALAFVGARNEAKGACYPHHHGCFNIDEDALEIGTALYVQYAVDFLNK, encoded by the coding sequence ATGAATATTAAAGAAATAACAAATGGATATAAAGATTATGTAATCAAACTTAGAAGGGAATTTCATGAAAATCCTGAAAAAAGTATGGAAGAATTTAGAACATCAAAGAGAATTAAAGAAGAGCTTGATAAAATAGGAGTACCATATGTATCATCTGGAGGGACAGGTGTAGTCGCAACTATAAAAGGAAATAATCCAGGAAAAACTGTAGCACTTAGAGGAGATATGGATGCACTTCAAGTTGTTGAGTGTACAGAAGTAGAATACAAATCAAAAAATGAGGGGCTTATGCATGCTTGTGCACATGATGGTCACACATCAATGCTTTTAGGAGCAGCTAAGGTTTTGAATGATATTAAAAATGATATTAATGGAACTGTGAAATTATTTTTTCAACCAGGAGAAGAAGTAGGTAAAGGTGCAAGAGCTATGATTAAAGATGGTGCTATGGAAGGTGTAGATGGTGTATTTGGAATTCATCTTTGGAGTGATGTAGAGTGTGGGACTGTGTCAGTTGAAGAAGGTCCAAGAATGGCTTCTGCTGATTTCTTCAAAATTACTGTAAAAGGTAAGGGTGGTCATGGTTCACTTCCTCATCAAGGTGTTGATGCGGTACTTGCAAGTTCTGCATTAGTTATGAACTTACAATCCATGGTTAGTAGAGAAGTCAGTCCTTTAGAGCCGCTAGTTGTAAGTGTTGGAATTTTAAATTCTGGAACAAGATTTAATGTAATAGCAAGTGAAGCTGTTCTAGAAGGTACAATAAGATTATTTAATCCAGAACTTAGAAAACAGATTCCTACGATTTTAGAACGTATAGCAAAATCTACAGCAGAAGCATATAGAGCAGAGGCTGAGTTAGAGTATGGATATTTAACACCAGCTGTTATAAATGACAGGGAATGTTCAAAGATAGCTACAGAAGCAGTAATTAAGCTATTTGGAAAAGAAAGTATAGCACTATTTGAAAAAGTAACAGGAGCAGAGGATTTTGCTGAGTTTATGAATATTGCACCTGGTGCATTGGCATTTGTAGGGGCTAGAAATGAAGCTAAAGGAGCTTGTTATCCTCATCATCATGGGTGTTTTAATATAGATGAGGATGCTTTAGAGATTGGAACTGCCTTATATGTTCAATATGCAGTAGACTTTTTAAATAAATAA